A single region of the Gemmatimonadales bacterium genome encodes:
- a CDS encoding outer membrane beta-barrel protein has protein sequence MLSLLARDATGQVTAPDSAAPADTSGPPLTISGFVTASYTYSTQNTRDAVAGRFYDRFHDQVMLNAAKVVLERPVRTDRFDAGVRADFLFGQDAKVTQSLGLDLGDNGDLTQAFVTLNIPAGVGRYVQFKAGKLATLMGIEVIEDVVNPNLSVANQFVYLENFTNTGLRVDVKPSAAIDFELAVFNGWDVVRDNNTQKSFMGRIGITPTGRTVIGLLGYYGAEQANGTSKRSGGEIVVTQKLGPKATVYLQGDYGEEQDLPSPGSKARWWGLGAWGTYDVTPVLGIAVRGDYINDEDGTRTSGVFGFPPNAGQKFGSGTVTLNIKRWQHVLVRPELRYDRSSLAVFGDPATPSKDQVTFALGTSYMF, from the coding sequence CGCCGCTCACCATCAGCGGGTTCGTGACCGCCTCCTACACCTACTCGACGCAGAACACCCGCGACGCCGTCGCCGGCCGCTTCTACGACCGCTTTCACGATCAGGTCATGCTGAACGCCGCCAAGGTCGTGCTCGAGCGGCCGGTCCGGACCGACCGCTTCGATGCCGGTGTGCGCGCGGACTTTCTCTTCGGGCAGGACGCCAAGGTCACCCAGTCGCTCGGCCTCGATCTGGGTGACAATGGCGACCTCACCCAGGCCTTCGTCACGCTCAACATCCCCGCGGGAGTGGGCCGCTATGTGCAATTCAAGGCGGGCAAGCTCGCCACGCTCATGGGCATCGAGGTGATCGAGGACGTGGTAAACCCGAACCTCTCGGTCGCCAACCAGTTCGTGTACCTGGAGAATTTCACGAACACCGGCCTTCGGGTGGACGTGAAGCCGTCAGCGGCCATCGATTTCGAGCTCGCCGTCTTCAACGGATGGGACGTCGTGCGCGACAACAACACTCAAAAGTCGTTCATGGGCCGAATCGGCATCACGCCCACCGGCCGGACCGTCATCGGCCTGCTCGGCTACTACGGCGCCGAGCAGGCCAACGGCACCAGCAAGCGTTCCGGCGGGGAGATCGTGGTGACGCAGAAGCTGGGACCAAAGGCGACGGTCTATTTGCAGGGCGACTATGGGGAGGAGCAGGACCTCCCGTCACCGGGGAGCAAGGCGAGATGGTGGGGTCTCGGCGCGTGGGGGACCTACGACGTAACGCCGGTCCTCGGTATCGCCGTGCGGGGGGACTACATCAACGATGAGGACGGCACCCGCACCTCCGGCGTGTTCGGATTCCCGCCGAACGCCGGCCAGAAGTTCGGCAGCGGCACGGTGACGCTCAACATCAAACGGTGGCAGCACGTCCTCGTCCGGCCCGAGCTGCGCTACGACCGTTCGAGCCTCGCCGTCTTCGGCGACCCTGCGACTCCCTCCAAGGACCAGGTGACGTTCGCGCTCGGCACCTCCTACATGTTTTGA